TTGCTGGTTGGGCCGGTTCGATGGCTTTATACGAATTAGCGGTTTTTGATCCCTCTGACCCCGCTCTCGATCCAATGTGGAGACAAGGTATGTTCGTTATACCCTTCATGACTCGTTTAGGAATAACCAATTCGTGGGGTGGTTGGAGTATTTCAGGGGGAACTATAACGAATCCAGGTATTTGGAGTTATGAAGGTGTGGCAGGGGCACATATTGTGTTTTCTGGTTTGTGCTTCTTGGCAGCTATCTGGCATTGGGTGTATTGGGACCTAGAAATATTCTGCGATGAACGTACGGGCAAACCCTCTTTGGATTTGCCTAAGATCTTTGGAATTCATTTATTTCTCTCAGGATTGGCTTGCTTTGGTTTTGGCGCATTTCATGTAACAGGTTTGTATGGTCCTGGAATATGGGTGTCCGATCCTTATGGACTAACCGGAAAAGTACAACCTGTAAGTCCTGCATGGGGCGCGGAAGGCTTTGATCCTTTTGTTCCCGGAGGAATTGCCTCTCATCATATTGCAGCGGGTACATTGGGCATATTAGCGGGTTTATTCCATCTTAGTGTCCGTCCGCCTCAACGTCTATACAAAGGATTGCGTATGGGCAATATTGAAACTGTACTTTCCAGTAGTATCGCTGCTGTTTTTTTTGCAGCTTTCGTTGTTGCTGGAACTATGTGGTATGGTTCAGCAACAACTCCAATCGAATTATTTGGTCCCACTCGTTATCAGTGGGATCAAGGATACTTTCAGCAAGAAATATACCGAAGAGTTAGCGCCGGACTAGACGAAAATCTAAGTTTATCGGAAGCTTGGTCTAAAATTCCCGAAAAATTAGCTTTTTATGATTACATTGGTAATAATCCGGCAAAAGGGGGATTATTCAGAGCAGGGTCAATGGATAACGGGGATGGAATAGCTGTTGGATGGTTAGGGCACCCTGTCTTTAGAGATAAAGAAGGGCGCGAGCTTTTTGTACGTCGTATGCCTACTTTTTTTGAAACATTTCCGGTGGTTTTGGTGGATGGAGACGGAATTGTGAGAGCCGATGTTCCTTTTAGGAGAGCAGAATCAAAGTATAGTGTTGAACAAGTAGGTGTAACTGTTGAGTTCTATGGTGGCGAACTCAATGGAGTCAGTTATAGTGATCCTGTGACTGTTAAAAAATATGCTAGACGTGCCCAATTAGGTGAAATTTTTGAATTAGATCGGGCTACTTTGAAATCTGATGGCGTTTTTCGTAGCAGTCCAAGGGGTTGGTTCACTTTTGGTCATGCTACGTTTGCTTTGCTCTTCTTTTTCGGACACATTTGGCATGGCGCTAGAACCTTGTTCAGAGATGTTTTTGCTGGTATTGATCCAGATTTGGATGTTCAAGTGGAATTTGGAGCATTCCAAAAAATAGGAGATCCAACTACGAGGAGACAAGTAGTCTGATACAAGATTGCTCTGGTATCTTTCGCCTCTTTTTTTATTTGACATAGGGTTAGAGTACTTAAGAAATCTTGACTTGAATCACTATCTTTTCTTTTCCTTTTCTTTATATTTATATTTTATACTATATGGTAAATGATGCCAAATGAATAGGTGTGGAAGCTATAATTGTAAACCACGATCGAATCTATGGAAGCATTGGTTTATACATTCCTTTTAGTCTCTACTTTAGGGATAATTTTTTTCGCTATCTTTTTTCGAGAACCGCCTAAGGTTCCAACTAAAAAAG
This genomic stretch from Zingiber officinale chloroplast, complete genome harbors:
- the psbB gene encoding photosystem II CP47 chlorophyll apoprotein — protein: MGLPWYRVHTVVLNDPGRLLSVHIMHTALVAGWAGSMALYELAVFDPSDPALDPMWRQGMFVIPFMTRLGITNSWGGWSISGGTITNPGIWSYEGVAGAHIVFSGLCFLAAIWHWVYWDLEIFCDERTGKPSLDLPKIFGIHLFLSGLACFGFGAFHVTGLYGPGIWVSDPYGLTGKVQPVSPAWGAEGFDPFVPGGIASHHIAAGTLGILAGLFHLSVRPPQRLYKGLRMGNIETVLSSSIAAVFFAAFVVAGTMWYGSATTPIELFGPTRYQWDQGYFQQEIYRRVSAGLDENLSLSEAWSKIPEKLAFYDYIGNNPAKGGLFRAGSMDNGDGIAVGWLGHPVFRDKEGRELFVRRMPTFFETFPVVLVDGDGIVRADVPFRRAESKYSVEQVGVTVEFYGGELNGVSYSDPVTVKKYARRAQLGEIFELDRATLKSDGVFRSSPRGWFTFGHATFALLFFFGHIWHGARTLFRDVFAGIDPDLDVQVEFGAFQKIGDPTTRRQVV
- the psbT gene encoding photosystem II protein T; translation: MEALVYTFLLVSTLGIIFFAIFFREPPKVPTKKVK